The following coding sequences lie in one Brettanomyces bruxellensis chromosome 6, complete sequence genomic window:
- a CDS encoding uncharacterized protein (MEROPS:MER0001219), with translation MPTATNIQYFDEKFPVPFSAKGISHQFFRLNNGLTILIISDPTEQISAASLSVATGHHADPDGMSGLAHLCEHMVCVSSKEFPEIDKYKKMVYQSGGSCNAVTVGERTSFFFSIPTNSEKFEEILQIFATYFRHPLFNSDYANREVIAIDNEHEKNMTRPSRICFQGLRILSNRNSEFHRFSTGNYDTLSQLLSGNNATAILKEFFDTEYLPQHMTLTLKSSFSLNQLRKLAVSCFSELGNRTSSLGKLHMFKKSHKQLASPKQSVHNLDQLHITESVWLPRYEESPFNPENLNRCILINSTDSDPLMRLDFILNQSSLDLTPKELAIFKSFWCDILGSESRGSLNEILFDNHYISELITRVNFVSSTTSCLEIQLKPTALGINDLAKLIQYIFMSLSCICDDTDEKQVFQVAKMLSEHNGIELYNFYHSELNINTAGSIRVLSERLLSSFAMISQWFFSGSPNFDFSDHQFKGAFEEGEDCEQFWMNEAKRFMKFVKRICVPESMVFCLVCNQRLCKNLSWLPQKQNGTDIHYNFDYSIRTIPISYIMNMQQNSIEMSQLKLPKANIYAPSIIYLQTRQLGLMDKTTQSAANASLGFAVQNNSNSFLPRLFVSSDGYQVWIKKETDPVYVDKLLLSAEITFVSGSPTIYQVIALELLCIIVKTKLRKELYSALTVGYVYDIIPSFKGDAGLIIHIGGPKQYIYRLFERIIFELKDIVSNLRATVQNSEFRKARSSLLKKYATGETMPSHALASLGLMAIMEENTWLLEDRISALEDINLETTDDIYHELFEKAYITLFIQGDINKDNSLQIRKLLSSIHEVIKTFCGQQVKQPSTICLKAGSNFTCKAVCKDPSNAISYFIQCSMRNIQYSKALTRFAAFTLSNSLTRKLRFEYQIGYIVLVGLRVFRKVEGIHVTIMSGQLSPESIESKIEECITEWYNEILEKLDDEKFNRMYKSQFLYNKHGGNGALTSGGPSSITQNFLMSDPANSTLGKRHQGFWDQIVNRSYRFSHDTAGEDDIDISYIRKLTLDEFKSFIAKYILPSSRTRIKISAMVSSSASKEEIEEQLRPVRMYCFLSSLGLPIKKDKLEQILQESGSSKLALSKNLLRYYRKQGKSIRLILAGITKITADTSLSWRTKKSDDGTSQSSMATEINIHTLQEWQKTIGFIPCENLHEILAQFQK, from the coding sequence ATGCCAACTGCAACTAATATTCAGTACTTCGATGAGAAATTTCCCGTTCCTTTCTCCGCAAAAGGAATTTCACATCAATTTTTCAGACTCAATAATGGATTAACCATTTTAATAATCTCTGATCCAACAGAGCAAATTTCAGCTGCCTCATTGTCAGTTGCAACGGGCCATCATGCTGATCCCGATGGTATGTCTGGATTGGCACACTTATGCGAGCACATGGTGTGCGTTAGCTCCAAAGAATTCCCGGAAATAgacaaatacaaaaaaatggtttATCAATCTGGAGGAAGTTGCAATGCAGTTACCGTAGGTGAAAgaacttcatttttcttctctattCCAACAAACTCAGAAAAGTTCGAGGAAATACTTCAAATCTTTGCTACTTATTTTAGACATCCTCTTTTTAATAGTGATTATGCCAATAGAGAAGTTATTGCAATCGACAATGAGCATGAGAAAAACATGACTAGACCATCGAGAATATGCTTTCAGGGATTACGGATACTTTCAAATAGAAATTCAGAGTTTCATCGTTTCTCTACTGGAAATTATGATACTTTAAGTCAATTGCTTTCAGGAAATAATGCAACCGCTATTCTTAAAGAATTCTTCGATACCGAATATCTTCCTCAGCACATGACCCTCACGTTAaaatcttcattttctttgaatcaACTCAGAAAGCTGGCTGTTTCGTGTTTCTCGGAGTTGGGAAATCGAACATCTTCCCTGGGAAAATTACATATGTTTAAAAAATCTCATAAGCAATTGGCATCTCCAAAACAATCAGTTCATAATCTTGATCAATTACATATAACTGAAAGTGTTTGGCTGCCACGTTATGAAGAATCACCTTTCAATCCAGAGAACCTCAATAGATGCATTTTGATTAATTCTACAGACAGCGATCCTTTGATGAGATTGGATTTCATTTTAAACCAGAGTTCACTTGACCTTACTCCTAAGGAACTTGCAATTTTCAAGTCATTCTGGTGTGATATATTGGGGTCGGAGTCTAGAGGAAGTCTTAATGAGATTCTCTTTGACAATCATTATATAAGTGAGCTTATCACAAGAGTGAATTTTGTTTCAAGTACCACATCGTGTTTGGAGATACAATTAAAGCCGACGGCCCTCGGTATTAATGATTTGGCCAAACTTATACAGTATATATTCATGAGTTTATCCTGTATATGTGATGACACTGATGAGAAGCAGGTTTTTCAAGTGGCAAAGATGCTTTCAGAACACAATGGAATTGAGCTGTATAACTTTTATCATTCAGAATTGAATATCAACACTGCAGGGAGTATTCGTGTTCTCAGTGAGCGTCTTTTATCCTCTTTTGCCATGATCTCACAGTGGTTCTTTTCTGGATCACcaaattttgatttcagTGATCATCAATTTAAAGGAGCATTCGAGGAAGGTGAAGACTGTGAACAATTTTGGATGAATGAAGCAAAACGATTTATGAAATTTGTCAAACGTATATGTGTGCCAGAAAGCATGGTGTTCTGCTTGGTTTGTAATCAAAGGCTATGCAAAAACTTAAGTTGGCTTCCCCAGAAACAAAATGGAACGGACATACATTATAACTTTGATTACAGTATTAGAACTATACCAATCTCGTATATTATGAATATGCAGCAGAACTCAATCGAAATGAGTCAGCTTAAACTACCAAAAGCAAACATATATGCCCCATCGATTATCTACCTTCAAACACGGCAACTTGGATTAATGGATAAGACAACCCAAAGTGCCGCAAATGCCAGCTTGGGATTTGCTGTGCAGAATAACAGTAACTCGTTTCTTCCGAgactttttgtttcatcaGATGGCTACCAAGTTTGGATTAAAAAAGAGACGGATCCAGTTTATGTTGATAAGCTCTTACTTAGTGCTGAAATTACATTTGTTTCCGGTTCCCCAACAATATATCAGGTGATTGCGCTTGAACTTCTTTGTATTATTGTCAAAACCAAATTGAGAAAAGAATTATACTCTGCTCTTACAGTTGGATACGTATACGATATAATTCCATCATTTAAAGGAGATGCAGGCTTGATTATACATATTGGTGGTCCAAAGCAGTACATATATCGGTTGTTTGAACGTATTATTTTCGAATTGAAGGATATTGTTTCAAATTTGCGTGCAACAGTGCAGAATTCAGAGTTCAGAAAAGCTCGTTCTAGCTTGTTAAAGAAGTATGCCACTGGTGAAACAATGCCTTCACATGCCCTTGCATCTCTAGGATTAATGGCAATAATGGAAGAGAATACTTGGCTTTTGGAAGATAGAATCAGTGCATTGGAAGATATCAATTTGGAAACAACAGATGACATTTACCATgaactttttgaaaaggCATACATCACTTTATTCATTCAAGGCGACATAAATAAAGACAACAGTCTGCAGATAAGAAAACTCTTGTCTTCTATACATGAAGTCATCAAAACATTTTGTGGACAACAAGTGAAACAACCATCTACTATTTGTCTCAAAGCAGGAAGTAACTTTACATGCAAAGCAGTATGTAAGGATCCATCAAACGCTATTTCCTACTTCATACAATGCTCTATGAGAAACATTCAGTACTCAAAAGCTCTGACAAGATTCGCAGCATTTACACTATCAAACTCTTTGACAAGAAAACTCCGTTTTGAGTATCAGATAGGTTACATAGTGTTGGTTGGTTTAAGGGTTTTTCGGAAAGTTGAAGGTATTCATGTTACAATTATGAGTGGACAACTCAGCCCTGAATCAATCGaatcaaaaattgaagaatgcATAACAGAGTGGTACAACGAAATACTTGAAAAGTTAGATGATGAGAAATTCAATCGAATGTACAAATCACAATTTTTGTATAATAAGCACGGAGGAAATGGGGCCCTTACCAGCGGCGGTCCATCAAGTATTACACAAAATTTCCTTATGTCAGATCCGGCCAATAGTACTCTTGGTAAGCGTCATCAAGGGTTCTGGGACCAAATAGTTAATCGTTCATACAGATTTTCTCATGACACTGCaggtgaagatgatataGACATAAGTTACATTCGGAAACTCACACTTGATGAATTCAAGAGTTTTATcgcaaaatatattttgccTAGCTCCAGAACTAGAATCAAGATTTCAGCAATGGTCAGCAGTTCAGCTTCTAAAGAAGAGATTGAAGAACAGTTGCGTCCTGTAAGGATGTATTGCTTCCTATCCTCACTCGGTCTACCTATTAAAAAGGATAAGTTGGAACAGATTTTACAAGAATCTGGCTCTTCTAAGTTGGCTCTAAGTAAGAATTTGCTTAGATACTATCGAAAGCAAGGAAAAAGCATTCGTCTCATCTTGGCAGGGATCACGAAAATTACTGCTGACACATCTCTGAGCTggagaacaaaaaagagtGATGACGGTACTTCTCAATCGTCAATGGCCACTGAAATTAACATTCATACATTACAGGAATGGCAAAAAACGATTGGATTCATTCCATGTGAAAACTTACACGAGATATTGGCccaattccaaaaataa
- the VPS21 gene encoding Vacuolar protein sorting-associated protein 21 — translation MSSQANNQISVKLVLLGEAAVGKSSLVLRFVSNDFEENKEPTIGAAFLTQRCIIGDKNIKFEIWDTAGQERFANLTPLYYRNAQAALVVYDVTKPSSFIKARHWVKELHEQASKNIVIALVGNKFDLILDPESGEEIEGARKVSIDEGKTLAEEENLLFFETSAKTGLNVNKVFTTIGEKIPDTTKQGENDDEGNSNRIDLSAPAQNDIHNSACSC, via the coding sequence ATGTCTTCACAGGCAAATAATCAAATATCAGTGAAGTTGGTGTTGCTTGGTGAAGCAGCAGTGGGAAAGTCGTCGCTTGTTTTGAGGTTTGTTTCCAACGACTTTGAAGAGAACAAAGAGCCTACTATTGGAGCAGCATTTCTCACGCAAAGGTGTATAATTGGTGATAAGAACATCAAGTTTGAGATATGGGATACTGCTGGACAGGAAAGGTTTGCAAACTTGACACCGTTGTATTACAGAAATGCACAGGCAGCATTGGTTGTCTATGATGTGACAAAACCTTCTAGTTTTATCAAGGCACGTCATTGGGTAAAAGAATTACATGAGCAGGCATCAAAGAATATAGTCATTGCACTTGTcggaaataaatttgacCTCATTTTGGACCCTGAGTCTGGTGAGGAGATTGAAGGTGCACGAAAGGTTTCAATTGATGAAGGTAAAACCCTAGCAGAGGAAGAGaatttattattctttGAGACCAGTGCTAAGACGGGACTTAATGTTAACAAGGTCTTTACCACGATAGGAGAGAAGATTCCTGACACTACAAAACAAGGCgagaatgatgatgagggCAATTCAAATAGGATTGACTTGAGTGCGCCTGCACAAAATGATATTCACAACAGTGCATGCTCATGCTAA